One genomic window of Corynebacterium pseudotuberculosis includes the following:
- a CDS encoding zf-HC2 domain-containing protein, which produces MLTCDHVQAALSARLDGEPTGIDDDVLDAHLSTCLECRAFYEEAARFNRSLAFGDATERENAPDLSEAILAGVEPMWRQQAATRAWNLALARVIMVLLGIGWAAWAIVLLIQSGSQAADALGNVDTMHERLLSEAAATRCALAFGLFFAAWQPRITGGLLPLFGALWTFSFGLGAKELIFGELSGSSALQLGLLFLSVLCLLWSWLSHKGWAIVSQGIRSLTASPHS; this is translated from the coding sequence GTGCTGACCTGTGATCACGTGCAAGCGGCGTTGTCCGCTAGGCTCGACGGCGAACCCACTGGAATCGATGACGATGTGCTTGATGCGCATCTCTCTACATGCTTGGAATGTCGTGCGTTTTATGAGGAAGCCGCCCGGTTTAACCGTTCACTTGCCTTTGGCGATGCCACGGAACGGGAAAACGCTCCTGACTTATCTGAGGCCATTCTGGCCGGCGTAGAGCCTATGTGGCGGCAACAAGCCGCGACAAGAGCCTGGAACCTCGCTTTAGCGCGAGTGATCATGGTGCTCTTGGGCATAGGTTGGGCAGCATGGGCCATAGTTCTGCTCATCCAGTCGGGCTCACAGGCTGCCGACGCGCTAGGAAACGTAGACACTATGCATGAAAGGCTCTTGTCGGAGGCCGCCGCTACACGTTGTGCCTTAGCCTTCGGTCTTTTCTTTGCCGCATGGCAACCCCGCATTACGGGAGGGCTGCTGCCGTTATTCGGTGCCTTGTGGACTTTCAGTTTTGGCCTGGGAGCTAAAGAACTAATATTTGGCGAGCTTTCTGGCTCTTCCGCATTGCAGCTGGGGCTTCTTTTCTTGTCCGTGCTGTGTTTGTTGTGGTCATGGCTATCCCATAAAGGTTGGGCGATAGTCTCGCAGGGGATACGATCGCTCACGGCTTCGCCGCATTCCTAA
- a CDS encoding DoxX family protein — protein sequence MDQPIVRDIALLLLRLVLGLVFVAHGFDKFFRTGVVETTGRFSAAGVPQPKLSAYLTAVSELVGGSLLVVGILTTFVAGALALLVCAAIYFVHLTEGLFVTNNGIEYPLVMIVALLMIVVFGAGRASLDGVLTRADL from the coding sequence ATGGATCAACCGATAGTTAGAGATATAGCTCTTTTATTGTTAAGGCTTGTGCTAGGACTCGTTTTTGTAGCCCATGGCTTTGACAAATTTTTCCGTACAGGAGTTGTGGAGACCACAGGCCGTTTTAGCGCGGCGGGAGTGCCGCAACCTAAGCTGTCCGCTTATCTCACTGCGGTTAGCGAGTTGGTGGGCGGCTCATTATTGGTCGTAGGCATCTTGACCACTTTTGTGGCGGGTGCTCTGGCTTTGTTGGTGTGCGCCGCTATTTATTTTGTGCATCTCACTGAGGGGCTTTTCGTGACAAATAACGGGATAGAGTATCCACTTGTCATGATCGTAGCGCTGCTCATGATCGTTGTTTTTGGCGCTGGACGCGCAAGTCTTGATGGGGTTTTGACCCGTGCTGACCTGTGA